The proteins below come from a single Osmerus mordax isolate fOsmMor3 chromosome 3, fOsmMor3.pri, whole genome shotgun sequence genomic window:
- the angptl8 gene encoding angiopoietin-like protein 8 isoform X2 produces the protein MRVTLCLLCVSACLTGSLAAPLATPRKAEAAAASQDEVSVLMYGVLQFSQSFHEIYQSTEAKIARITESLRSHELALHGLSQDAVQAAGREVHIRGALGLLEAQMAELYTQAEQTKGKLAHVEQEEEELKKKVANLETNLKNSTLIRLQELQERAVNHSALLKTLEKWNKRQRQNLELQNRKLTRLQRAGAAQSRARI, from the exons ATGAGGGTGACCCTGTGCCTGCTGTGCGTGTCGGCGTGCCTGACCGGCTCCCTCGCCGCCCCCCTCGCCACGCCCAGGAAGGCGGAGGCCGCGGCGGCCTCGCAGGATGAGGTGAGCGTGCTGATGTACGGCGTGCTCCAGTTCAGCCAGTCCTTCCACGAAATCTACCAGAGCACCGAGGCTAAGATCGCCCGCATCACTGAATCCCTGAGGAGCCACGAGCTGGCGCTGCACGGGCTGAGCCAGGACGCCGTGCAGGCGGCCGGGCGGGAGGTCCACATCAGAGGGGCTCTCGGGCTGCTGGAG GCCCAGATGGCTGAGCTGtacactcaagctgagcagACCAAGGGCAAGTTGGCCCACGtggaacaggaggaagaggagctgaagaagaaggTGGCCAACCTCGAGACCAACTTGAAGAACTCCACCCTGATCCGGCTTCAGGAACTACAG GAGAGGGCCGTCAATCACTCGGCTCTTCTGAAGACCTTGGAGAAGTGgaacaagagacagagacagaacctGGAGCTTCAGAACAGGAAGCTGACCAGGCTGCAGAGGGCAGGGGCGGCTCAG AGCAGGGCCAGGATTTAG
- the angptl8 gene encoding angiopoietin-like protein 8 isoform X1, giving the protein MRVTLCLLCVSACLTGSLAAPLATPRKAEAAAASQDEVSVLMYGVLQFSQSFHEIYQSTEAKIARITESLRSHELALHGLSQDAVQAAGREVHIRGALGLLEAQMAELYTQAEQTKGKLAHVEQEEEELKKKVANLETNLKNSTLIRLQELQERAVNHSALLKTLEKWNKRQRQNLELQNRKLTRLQRAGAAQGQDLALPESTSPGGSFN; this is encoded by the exons ATGAGGGTGACCCTGTGCCTGCTGTGCGTGTCGGCGTGCCTGACCGGCTCCCTCGCCGCCCCCCTCGCCACGCCCAGGAAGGCGGAGGCCGCGGCGGCCTCGCAGGATGAGGTGAGCGTGCTGATGTACGGCGTGCTCCAGTTCAGCCAGTCCTTCCACGAAATCTACCAGAGCACCGAGGCTAAGATCGCCCGCATCACTGAATCCCTGAGGAGCCACGAGCTGGCGCTGCACGGGCTGAGCCAGGACGCCGTGCAGGCGGCCGGGCGGGAGGTCCACATCAGAGGGGCTCTCGGGCTGCTGGAG GCCCAGATGGCTGAGCTGtacactcaagctgagcagACCAAGGGCAAGTTGGCCCACGtggaacaggaggaagaggagctgaagaagaaggTGGCCAACCTCGAGACCAACTTGAAGAACTCCACCCTGATCCGGCTTCAGGAACTACAG GAGAGGGCCGTCAATCACTCGGCTCTTCTGAAGACCTTGGAGAAGTGgaacaagagacagagacagaacctGGAGCTTCAGAACAGGAAGCTGACCAGGCTGCAGAGGGCAGGGGCGGCTCAG GGCCAGGATTTAGCCCTTCCGGAGTCTACATCACCTGGGGGATCGTTCAACTGA